The Shewanella sp. NFH-SH190041 genome has a window encoding:
- a CDS encoding alpha/beta fold hydrolase, which translates to MHFESTGEGQAIVFIHGLFGSLDNLKGLSKTLCDRYRTIRIDLPSHGQSSHTEEMDYPSMAAQLAKLLDTLQIPKTHLVGHSLGGKLAMAFALSYPDRVLSLTVADIAPVSYPPRHLAVFAALEKINLTMLDTRQSALTQLLSAGIDSATVQFLLKNLTKSEQGFRWKMDLAALKRNYARLIDWPYAGQQQTPFTGAVLFVRGDRSDYLTADSREAVLKQFPHARVKTIVGTGHWLHAEKPAQFNRIVGRFIDDNAL; encoded by the coding sequence ATGCATTTTGAATCCACCGGAGAAGGACAGGCTATTGTCTTTATCCATGGCCTTTTTGGCAGTTTGGATAACCTCAAAGGGCTAAGTAAAACCCTTTGCGATCGTTACCGTACAATCAGGATCGATTTACCCAGCCACGGGCAAAGCTCACACACTGAAGAAATGGATTATCCGAGTATGGCAGCCCAGTTGGCCAAGCTACTGGATACGTTACAAATTCCTAAAACCCATTTGGTCGGCCACTCGCTGGGTGGCAAACTGGCGATGGCATTTGCACTATCATACCCAGATCGCGTTTTGAGCCTTACGGTGGCCGATATTGCGCCCGTCAGTTATCCACCACGTCACCTCGCTGTTTTTGCCGCATTAGAGAAGATTAACCTAACAATGCTGGACACCCGCCAGTCAGCCCTGACACAATTGCTCAGCGCCGGTATTGACAGTGCAACAGTACAATTTTTGTTAAAAAATTTAACCAAGTCTGAGCAGGGCTTTCGCTGGAAAATGGATCTGGCGGCGTTAAAGCGCAATTATGCTCGCTTAATTGATTGGCCTTATGCTGGTCAACAGCAAACGCCCTTTACCGGAGCTGTGCTGTTTGTCCGTGGTGATCGATCTGATTATCTCACCGCTGACAGTAGAGAAGCGGTATTAAAGCAATTTCCCCACGCCAGAGTGAAAACCATCGTGGGAACAGGCCACTGGTTACATGCGGAAAAGCCTGCACAATTTAACCGGATTGTTGGCCGCTTTATTGATGACAATGCCCTTTAA
- the efp gene encoding elongation factor P, whose protein sequence is MKTAHEIRPGNMIMFNGSPWVVQKTETTRSGRNAAIVKMKLKHVLIDSSTETTFKGEDKMDVIVLERLDCTYSYFADPMYVFMDAEYNQYDVEADNMGDAAKYIVDGMEEQCQVTFYEGKAISVELPTTIVREVGYTEPAARGDTSGKVMKPAKIVGSDLEVMVADFVKEGDKIEIDTRTGEFKKRV, encoded by the coding sequence ATGAAAACTGCTCATGAAATCCGTCCAGGTAACATGATCATGTTCAATGGCAGCCCATGGGTTGTACAGAAGACTGAAACTACCCGTTCTGGCCGTAACGCAGCTATCGTTAAGATGAAGCTGAAGCACGTACTGATCGATTCCAGTACTGAAACCACCTTCAAAGGTGAAGACAAGATGGACGTTATCGTATTAGAGCGTCTGGATTGTACCTATTCTTATTTTGCTGATCCTATGTATGTATTCATGGATGCAGAATACAACCAGTATGACGTTGAAGCTGACAATATGGGCGATGCTGCCAAGTACATCGTTGATGGCATGGAAGAGCAGTGCCAGGTTACCTTCTACGAAGGCAAAGCTATCTCTGTTGAACTGCCAACCACTATCGTTCGTGAAGTAGGTTACACTGAACCTGCTGCCCGTGGCGATACTTCTGGTAAAGTGATGAAGCCTGCTAAGATCGTAGGTTCTGATCTGGAAGTTATGGTTGCTGACTTCGTTAAAGAAGGCGACAAAATCGAAATCGATACCCGTACCGGCGAATTCAAAAAGCGCGTGTAA
- the earP gene encoding elongation factor P maturation arginine rhamnosyltransferase EarP, which translates to MSTHTVSPHWDIFCAVVDNYGDIGVTWRLARQLAKEYQLDIRLWVDDLHSFAHILPQLNPALTEQCFSGVTILPWREPLPQAWQPGAVLIEAFACELPNSVKHTLQQRKQQNGALPCWLNLEYLCAETWVDGCHGLPSMQASGIDKYFFFPGFTPKTGGLICEKNLFAERDRWQADISNRRALFQQLGLTGIADDDRVISVFSYETPALPALCQQWQQTDRPVHVLLPKGRSLNSLTDWLPCPPETVKPGQTFTQGNVSLHILPMTDQEGYDRLLWSCDMNIVRGEDSFLRAQWAAKPFIWHIYPQDEDYHLIKLQAFMALYCHNLAPEIGRYWQALNMAFNQGHPVEVALNWQQLEKTTTALQQHAKQWPIDAINPADLASRLVQFVRK; encoded by the coding sequence ATGTCTACCCATACTGTTTCTCCCCATTGGGATATTTTCTGCGCTGTGGTTGATAACTATGGCGATATTGGTGTCACCTGGCGTCTGGCGCGCCAATTAGCCAAAGAGTATCAATTAGATATTCGTCTCTGGGTTGATGATCTGCACAGCTTTGCCCATATTTTGCCGCAACTCAATCCAGCACTGACAGAGCAATGCTTTTCCGGTGTTACCATTTTGCCTTGGCGAGAGCCGCTGCCTCAGGCCTGGCAACCCGGTGCAGTGCTGATTGAAGCATTTGCCTGTGAACTGCCAAATAGTGTTAAGCACACTCTGCAGCAGCGAAAACAACAAAATGGTGCCCTTCCCTGCTGGCTTAATCTTGAATATCTCTGCGCGGAAACTTGGGTTGATGGCTGTCACGGTCTGCCATCAATGCAGGCCAGCGGCATAGACAAGTATTTCTTTTTCCCTGGCTTTACCCCCAAAACCGGTGGCCTTATTTGTGAGAAAAACCTGTTTGCCGAGCGTGACCGCTGGCAGGCGGATATCAGCAATCGCCGCGCGTTGTTTCAACAATTGGGCTTAACCGGCATCGCAGACGATGATCGCGTGATTAGCGTATTCAGTTATGAAACCCCGGCTTTACCGGCACTGTGCCAACAATGGCAGCAAACTGACCGGCCAGTCCATGTATTATTGCCCAAAGGCCGCAGTTTAAACTCGCTTACCGATTGGCTACCCTGCCCACCTGAAACGGTTAAACCCGGCCAAACCTTTACCCAAGGCAATGTCAGTTTGCATATTCTGCCAATGACAGACCAAGAGGGGTATGACAGATTACTGTGGAGCTGTGATATGAATATTGTGCGCGGAGAGGATTCATTCCTTCGAGCACAATGGGCAGCAAAGCCGTTTATCTGGCATATTTATCCGCAGGATGAAGATTACCACCTGATAAAATTACAAGCTTTTATGGCACTTTACTGCCATAATCTCGCTCCAGAGATTGGTCGTTACTGGCAAGCATTGAATATGGCATTTAACCAGGGGCATCCGGTTGAAGTGGCCTTAAACTGGCAACAGTTGGAAAAAACAACAACTGCACTGCAGCAACATGCCAAACAATGGCCAATCGATGCAATTAATCCCGCAGATCTGGCAAGTCGCCTAGTGCAATTCGTCAGAAAATAG
- a CDS encoding Na+/H+ antiporter NhaC family protein — protein sequence MSEPTALSLIPPAVVLTLAIWLRRPILSLIIGALVGLLLYRPGEVLPQFAAISLNVMADDTIGWLILVCGSFGALIALLVRTGGAMAFGRNALKLAKGPRSSLLMTFLLGIVIFVDDYLNALTVGSTMKRVTDKFNVSREMLAYVVDSTAAPVCVLVPLSTWAVFFGGLLVDNGVAPPGQAIAVYMQAIPYMLYAWLAIVVVVLVIAGVIPTVGPMKKAQQMAAKGAPALKQVDLDEVQTSDEYAVKAMEEEFANADRQGKLHNFLVPIILLVAFTVYFDIDVWLGLLATLAVTLPYYAVQRLMPLAEMMEQMIDGFKSMLPAIGTVIAAFVFKDVCDKLMLPQYVIESLSPFMTANLLPAVVFIAMALLAFATGSSWGIFAVSIPIVMPLAQSVGADIPLVIGALLSASSFGSQACFYSDSTVLAAQGSGCNLVSHGLTQLPYALFAAVLAVIGFLLLA from the coding sequence ATGTCAGAGCCGACAGCGTTAAGTCTTATTCCTCCTGCAGTGGTATTGACGTTAGCCATCTGGTTACGTCGTCCTATTTTATCCCTGATTATTGGTGCTTTGGTGGGCCTGTTACTGTATCGGCCTGGCGAGGTGTTACCACAATTTGCCGCTATTTCTCTTAATGTGATGGCTGATGACACGATTGGCTGGCTGATTTTAGTGTGTGGCAGTTTCGGTGCGCTGATCGCTTTATTAGTCCGCACCGGTGGGGCGATGGCCTTTGGGCGCAATGCCTTGAAATTGGCTAAGGGCCCCAGATCCTCTCTGTTAATGACTTTTTTGCTGGGGATTGTCATTTTTGTAGATGACTACTTAAATGCCTTGACCGTTGGCTCGACCATGAAACGGGTGACGGATAAGTTCAATGTATCCAGAGAAATGCTTGCCTATGTTGTGGATTCCACCGCAGCACCCGTGTGTGTGTTGGTGCCGTTATCGACGTGGGCGGTCTTTTTTGGTGGTTTGCTGGTGGATAATGGTGTCGCGCCCCCTGGCCAAGCCATTGCTGTTTATATGCAGGCGATTCCTTATATGTTGTATGCCTGGTTGGCAATTGTGGTGGTGGTTCTGGTGATTGCTGGGGTGATCCCCACAGTCGGGCCGATGAAAAAAGCTCAGCAAATGGCCGCGAAAGGGGCGCCGGCACTGAAACAGGTTGATTTGGATGAGGTGCAGACATCGGATGAATATGCGGTAAAGGCGATGGAAGAAGAGTTTGCCAATGCTGATAGACAGGGAAAATTGCATAATTTTCTGGTTCCTATCATTTTGCTGGTGGCCTTTACTGTTTATTTTGATATTGATGTCTGGCTGGGATTATTGGCCACTCTTGCTGTCACCCTGCCTTACTACGCAGTGCAACGTTTGATGCCATTAGCGGAAATGATGGAGCAGATGATTGATGGTTTTAAAAGTATGCTGCCAGCCATCGGCACTGTTATTGCCGCATTTGTCTTTAAAGATGTGTGCGATAAATTGATGTTGCCGCAGTATGTGATTGAAAGCTTGAGTCCGTTTATGACAGCTAATTTACTGCCGGCAGTTGTTTTTATCGCGATGGCATTACTGGCATTTGCCACTGGCTCCAGTTGGGGCATTTTTGCGGTATCTATTCCGATTGTCATGCCATTGGCACAATCTGTTGGCGCGGATATCCCCTTGGTTATCGGTGCGTTATTGTCAGCATCCTCCTTTGGCAGTCAAGCCTGCTTTTATTCTGACTCCACCGTTTTAGCGGCACAGGGTTCAGGTTGTAATTTGGTGAGCCATGGTTTAACTCAGTTACCTTATGCTCTGTTTGCTGCGGTATTGGCTGTGATTGGCTTTCTATTATTGGCATAG
- a CDS encoding OFA family MFS transporter — MKLFDRAKQILIAGFCINLCIGILFTWSVFKKALVTDLGWSNAEASMPYTIAIITFSISLLLAGIIQDKFGPRRVLITGTIISGLGLIASGYATTPTQLLISFGVLAGAGIGFAYACLAPAAMKWFHPSHRGVVNGLIAAGFGLAGVYLAPLITRLISAYGIGYSFVLLGAALLAIAVPLAFTINNPPVDYQPEGDDSKTVKQVTVANEINWRGMLRTPQFYAIWFMYLCASSTGLMIIGNITSIASVQTDMNGAAHLVVILALFNTFGRVGAGMLNDKIGGMRTLALSFVLQIANMVMFPHYHGEMGMMVGAALAGVSYGTLPAVFPSLTANFYGLKNYGTNYGVVYTSWGVSGFIGPVIAAFAVDSTGTYELAYIASVVIMSAALIVSFLTKPISGVEDKDEDKDDDIDTDMQWQAAN; from the coding sequence ATGAAACTATTTGACCGAGCAAAGCAAATCCTTATCGCAGGATTCTGCATCAACCTGTGTATTGGTATTCTGTTTACCTGGAGCGTATTTAAAAAAGCGCTGGTAACGGATCTGGGCTGGAGTAACGCTGAAGCCTCCATGCCATACACTATCGCCATTATTACTTTTTCTATCTCCCTGTTACTTGCCGGAATTATCCAAGATAAATTTGGTCCTCGCCGGGTGTTAATCACGGGCACTATCATTTCTGGATTGGGCCTGATCGCTTCAGGTTATGCAACGACCCCAACCCAATTGCTGATTAGCTTTGGTGTGTTAGCTGGTGCGGGTATCGGTTTTGCCTATGCTTGTTTGGCTCCAGCGGCAATGAAATGGTTCCACCCATCTCACCGTGGTGTGGTAAATGGACTGATTGCAGCCGGTTTTGGCTTAGCCGGTGTGTATCTGGCACCGCTGATCACCCGCTTGATTTCTGCTTACGGTATTGGTTACTCATTTGTACTGCTGGGCGCAGCATTATTAGCGATTGCCGTCCCACTGGCATTCACCATTAATAACCCTCCGGTAGATTATCAGCCGGAAGGTGATGACAGTAAAACCGTGAAGCAGGTTACGGTTGCTAACGAAATTAACTGGCGCGGAATGCTGCGTACCCCACAGTTTTATGCCATTTGGTTTATGTACCTGTGTGCATCTTCAACAGGTTTGATGATCATCGGTAATATCACCTCGATCGCCTCTGTGCAGACAGATATGAACGGTGCGGCACATTTGGTGGTGATTCTGGCATTGTTTAACACCTTTGGTCGTGTTGGTGCCGGTATGCTGAATGATAAAATCGGTGGTATGCGCACATTGGCACTGTCCTTTGTTTTGCAAATTGCCAATATGGTGATGTTCCCGCACTATCATGGTGAAATGGGGATGATGGTAGGTGCGGCATTAGCCGGGGTAAGTTACGGTACCCTCCCTGCGGTATTCCCATCACTGACCGCTAATTTCTATGGCCTGAAAAACTACGGCACTAACTATGGTGTGGTTTATACCTCTTGGGGTGTGAGTGGCTTTATCGGCCCTGTGATTGCTGCTTTTGCAGTTGACTCCACCGGAACTTATGAGCTGGCTTATATTGCATCTGTCGTGATCATGTCTGCGGCATTAATCGTCTCTTTCCTGACGAAGCCGATTTCAGGTGTTGAAGACAAAGATGAAGATAAGGATGACGATATTGACACTGATATGCAGTGGCAAGCGGCTAACTGA
- the seqA gene encoding replication initiation negative regulator SeqA: protein MKYIEVDEELYRYIAGKTERIGESASDILRRLLGLSVEEVSHETPEAISQPSMEVSNAPKAEPVAVDAPLCFDTLINEEELEQQKGAVGRFLLILESLYRACGRDFDQVLQIQGRDRLYFATSKDALLNASQSANPKEIGNSGFWVTTNNNTAKKRTILSEVLVQFGCDSHQAALIAERV from the coding sequence ATGAAATATATCGAGGTTGATGAAGAGCTTTATCGCTATATTGCCGGTAAGACGGAACGGATTGGTGAAAGTGCCTCGGATATTCTGCGTCGTTTATTAGGGCTGAGTGTTGAGGAAGTGTCCCATGAGACACCAGAGGCTATCAGTCAGCCTAGCATGGAAGTCAGCAATGCCCCTAAAGCCGAGCCGGTGGCGGTAGATGCACCACTGTGTTTTGATACTTTGATCAATGAAGAGGAACTGGAGCAGCAAAAAGGTGCTGTTGGCCGTTTTCTGTTGATTTTGGAAAGTCTTTATCGCGCCTGTGGCCGTGATTTTGATCAAGTGCTGCAGATCCAGGGGCGCGATCGCCTCTATTTTGCGACCTCTAAAGATGCACTGCTTAACGCCAGTCAGTCTGCCAACCCAAAAGAAATTGGTAACAGCGGTTTTTGGGTAACCACCAATAATAACACTGCGAAAAAGCGCACTATTTTGTCTGAAGTGCTGGTGCAGTTTGGTTGTGACAGCCATCAGGCAGCTCTTATCGCTGAACGTGTTTAA
- a CDS encoding YchE family NAAT transporter, which produces MDFTLYIKFFLGLMAIINPVGLLPVFVSLTSHQTEEERNQTAKVANFAVIIILLVTIFAGQYILDMFSISISAFRIAGGSLIAIIAMSMLQGKLGEVKRNKEEGLEASAMESVAVVPLALPLMAGPGAISSVIVTAAEHHTLVNLLGMSVAVVLFGLISFLLLRMASVIYRLLGKTGINVITRLMGLIMMSIGIEIVAAGIKGMFPSLMG; this is translated from the coding sequence TTGGATTTCACCCTGTATATAAAGTTTTTCCTTGGTCTGATGGCCATTATTAACCCGGTGGGGTTGTTGCCAGTATTTGTCAGCCTGACCAGTCATCAGACGGAAGAGGAACGTAATCAAACCGCTAAGGTTGCCAACTTTGCTGTGATTATTATTTTGCTGGTGACGATTTTTGCCGGTCAATATATTCTGGATATGTTCAGTATCAGTATTTCGGCATTTAGGATCGCCGGGGGTAGCCTGATTGCGATTATTGCCATGTCGATGCTCCAGGGTAAACTGGGTGAGGTGAAGCGCAATAAGGAAGAAGGATTAGAAGCCTCGGCCATGGAGTCTGTTGCTGTTGTTCCTTTGGCGTTGCCATTGATGGCGGGGCCCGGCGCAATCAGCTCGGTGATCGTCACCGCCGCAGAGCACCATACCTTGGTGAATTTGCTTGGGATGTCTGTTGCTGTGGTGCTGTTTGGCCTGATCAGCTTTTTACTCCTCCGGATGGCGTCGGTAATTTATCGCTTGCTGGGGAAAACCGGTATTAACGTTATCACCCGTTTGATGGGCTTGATCATGATGTCTATCGGGATTGAAATTGTGGCTGCCGGCATTAAAGGTATGTTCCCGTCATTGATGGGATAA
- a CDS encoding anti-phage deoxyguanosine triphosphatase → MQNSPWAARRLLEDKHRRDDQRSPFQRDRARILHSAAFRRLQAKTQVLGVGLNDFYRTRLTHSLETAQIGTGIRAQLKAKCPQVADIIGPSSLIESLCLAHDIGHPPFGHGGEIALNYMMRHHCGFEGNGQTFRILTRLEPYTEQHGMNLCRRTLLGVLKYPLLNSMISPTYPTDDDHATQHSIRPADWPPVKAIYPDDSDILQWVLSPLSDNDKTRFCAFTPAKGKLPGRSCCKSFDATIMELADDIAYAVHDLEDAIVMGIVTQAQWQEEVAAPLADIDDPWIQLELCNIGSALFSPAHYLRKDAIGTMVNGFVTAIGVEKQAEFDSALLAYQARLQPAFAQALAILKAFVFRQVIRKPEVQMLEYKGQQMLMQLFEAFASDPLRLLPRNTQTRYQEALANGRNAQRVIADYLAGMTDDFATRTYQQLFTPAIGTVMDLRAHD, encoded by the coding sequence ATGCAAAATTCCCCTTGGGCTGCCCGGCGACTGCTCGAAGATAAGCATCGGCGGGATGATCAGCGCAGTCCCTTTCAGCGCGACCGGGCCCGTATTCTCCACAGTGCCGCTTTTCGCCGACTGCAAGCAAAAACCCAAGTATTAGGTGTTGGACTGAATGATTTTTACCGCACCCGACTGACCCACTCACTGGAAACAGCCCAAATTGGCACTGGGATCCGCGCCCAATTAAAAGCAAAATGCCCACAGGTGGCTGATATTATCGGCCCCTCAAGTTTGATTGAATCCCTCTGCCTTGCCCATGATATTGGCCATCCCCCCTTTGGCCACGGCGGGGAAATCGCCCTGAACTATATGATGCGCCACCACTGTGGTTTCGAAGGCAATGGCCAAACCTTCCGCATTCTTACCCGGCTGGAACCCTATACCGAACAGCATGGCATGAATCTGTGCCGTCGCACCCTGTTAGGGGTACTGAAATATCCACTGTTAAACTCGATGATCTCACCCACTTATCCCACGGATGATGATCACGCGACGCAACACAGTATTCGTCCCGCAGACTGGCCCCCCGTTAAAGCCATTTACCCGGATGACAGCGACATTCTGCAATGGGTGCTATCGCCCCTGAGTGATAATGACAAAACTCGATTCTGTGCATTTACACCGGCCAAGGGTAAGCTGCCCGGTCGTAGCTGCTGTAAATCATTTGACGCTACCATTATGGAGCTGGCGGATGATATCGCCTATGCGGTACACGATCTGGAGGATGCCATCGTTATGGGCATTGTGACTCAAGCTCAGTGGCAGGAAGAAGTCGCTGCCCCCCTCGCGGATATTGATGACCCATGGATCCAGCTTGAACTGTGTAATATCGGCTCAGCCCTGTTTTCACCGGCGCATTATTTACGCAAAGATGCCATTGGCACCATGGTCAATGGGTTTGTCACCGCCATCGGGGTAGAGAAACAAGCGGAATTTGACTCAGCATTGTTGGCTTATCAAGCTCGCTTGCAACCTGCGTTTGCCCAGGCGCTCGCGATTTTAAAAGCATTTGTCTTTCGCCAAGTGATCCGTAAACCAGAAGTGCAAATGCTGGAATATAAGGGGCAACAAATGCTGATGCAGCTATTTGAAGCGTTTGCCTCCGATCCATTGCGCCTGTTGCCACGCAATACCCAAACTCGCTACCAAGAGGCATTAGCCAATGGCCGCAATGCCCAACGAGTGATTGCTGATTATCTGGCGGGGATGACAGATGATTTTGCCACCCGAACCTATCAGCAGCTCTTTACCCCAGCAATTGGCACAGTGATGGATCTACGCGCCCACGATTAA
- a CDS encoding DUF2788 domain-containing protein, producing the protein MLDQYMEQIETLGLNLFFAAIFFFIGMAIRDVLRQGKVPKFGQYIVWLVLFLGCAGFVAKGIIQFSWESSGIG; encoded by the coding sequence ATGCTGGATCAATATATGGAGCAGATTGAAACCCTTGGCCTCAACCTGTTTTTTGCCGCGATATTTTTTTTTATCGGCATGGCGATCAGGGATGTGCTCAGACAGGGTAAGGTCCCGAAATTCGGTCAATATATTGTTTGGTTAGTGCTCTTTCTCGGCTGCGCCGGGTTTGTGGCAAAAGGTATTATCCAGTTTTCCTGGGAATCCTCAGGTATTGGTTAA
- the yfbR gene encoding 5'-deoxynucleotidase gives MKSTFLAWILRMPLIKRWALMHCVKKENIAEHSHQVAVIAHMLAVIRNTFFQGQLNPEKAATLALYHECSETKLQDINHVTKYHNPELTKEFKKLEKLAEIDCVRSLPEPLQATFENLIIQSQVDPEYKDLVKAADLISAYFKAMDEIRFGNNEFDNVKERLGEMLEHYRATMPEVNYFLDTFSEHCFVSVDKLSAG, from the coding sequence ATGAAAAGTACCTTTCTGGCCTGGATACTACGCATGCCGCTAATCAAGCGTTGGGCATTGATGCATTGCGTTAAAAAAGAAAATATTGCAGAGCATTCTCATCAGGTGGCCGTAATTGCCCATATGCTGGCGGTGATCCGCAACACCTTCTTTCAAGGGCAGCTGAACCCGGAAAAAGCGGCAACGCTGGCGCTATACCACGAATGCTCAGAAACCAAGCTGCAAGACATTAACCATGTCACCAAATACCATAACCCTGAGCTAACCAAAGAATTCAAAAAACTGGAAAAACTGGCAGAAATTGACTGTGTCCGCAGCCTGCCCGAACCCCTGCAAGCCACCTTTGAAAATTTGATTATTCAATCCCAGGTGGATCCGGAATATAAAGATCTCGTCAAAGCGGCAGACTTAATCTCCGCCTACTTTAAAGCCATGGATGAAATCCGTTTCGGTAATAATGAATTTGATAATGTCAAAGAACGGCTCGGGGAGATGCTGGAACACTACCGCGCCACTATGCCAGAGGTAAATTACTTTCTCGACACCTTTAGCGAGCACTGTTTTGTCTCTGTGGATAAACTCAGCGCGGGTTAG
- the fldA gene encoding flavodoxin FldA, with protein MATVGLFFGSDTGNTEAVAKMIQKKLGKQMVDVKDIAKSTKEEIADFDLLIFGIPTWYYGEAQCDWDDFFPELEQIDFNDKLVAIFGCGDQEDYAEYFLDAMGMVGDIVQSRGGIIIGNWPTEGYEFEASKAQIDDKHFIGLGIDEDRQPELTDQRVDAWVKQIYEEMCLAELED; from the coding sequence ATGGCAACTGTAGGTCTTTTTTTCGGTAGTGACACAGGTAACACCGAAGCTGTAGCCAAAATGATCCAGAAAAAACTGGGTAAGCAAATGGTTGACGTTAAAGACATCGCCAAGAGCACCAAAGAAGAAATCGCTGATTTTGATCTGCTGATTTTCGGTATTCCAACCTGGTATTACGGTGAAGCCCAGTGCGACTGGGATGACTTTTTCCCAGAGCTGGAACAAATTGACTTTAACGATAAATTAGTCGCCATCTTCGGTTGTGGCGATCAGGAAGATTACGCAGAGTACTTCCTCGATGCCATGGGTATGGTGGGTGATATTGTTCAGTCCCGCGGTGGCATCATTATCGGTAATTGGCCAACTGAAGGCTATGAATTCGAAGCATCTAAAGCACAAATTGATGATAAGCACTTTATCGGTCTGGGCATTGACGAAGACCGTCAACCAGAATTGACCGATCAGCGTGTTGATGCTTGGGTTAAGCAGATTTATGAAGAAATGTGTCTGGCAGAGCTGGAAGACTAA
- a CDS encoding pyridoxal phosphate-dependent aminotransferase — MRPIIKSHKLDSVCYDIRGPVHKEARRLEDEGHRIMKLNIGNPAPFGFEAPEEIVRDVILNLPSAQGYCESKGLFSARKAIVQHYQSQGIMGADIDDIYIGNGVSELIVMALQGLLNADDEVLIPSPDYPLWTAAAHLAGGKAIHYRCDEESDWFPDLDDIRSKITPRTRALVMINPNNPTGAVYSEALILELIEICRQHDLILFADEIYDKILYDDAKHVPAAGLSDDILTVTFNGLSKAYRAAGFRVGWMMLTGNLKGAKSYIEGLDMLASMRLCANVPNQHAIQTALGGYQSINELILPTGRLAQQRDTCYELLNSIPGVSCKKPKGAMYAFPKLDAKKFNLRDDEKLVLDLLRDRKILLVQGTAFNWPEPDHLRVVFLPWKEDLQKALTEFGSFLDTYHQ, encoded by the coding sequence ATGCGCCCTATTATAAAATCCCATAAGCTGGACAGTGTTTGTTACGATATCCGCGGTCCAGTACATAAGGAAGCCCGCCGTTTAGAAGACGAAGGCCACAGGATCATGAAGCTGAATATCGGCAACCCTGCGCCGTTCGGTTTTGAAGCGCCTGAAGAAATCGTGCGCGATGTTATCCTTAACCTGCCTAGCGCTCAGGGATATTGTGAATCCAAAGGGCTGTTTTCTGCCCGCAAAGCCATTGTGCAACACTACCAGTCCCAAGGCATTATGGGGGCGGACATTGATGATATTTATATCGGCAATGGTGTTTCTGAGCTGATTGTGATGGCGCTGCAAGGACTGCTCAATGCCGACGATGAAGTGCTGATCCCCTCGCCGGATTATCCGCTGTGGACCGCTGCGGCACATTTAGCTGGCGGTAAAGCTATCCATTATCGCTGTGATGAGGAGTCTGATTGGTTCCCTGATCTGGATGATATCCGCAGTAAAATCACCCCTCGCACCCGGGCATTGGTGATGATCAACCCCAATAACCCCACAGGTGCGGTATACAGTGAAGCATTAATACTGGAATTAATTGAAATCTGTCGCCAGCATGATCTGATCCTGTTTGCCGATGAGATCTATGACAAAATCCTTTACGACGATGCCAAACACGTGCCAGCGGCCGGGCTGTCTGATGATATTCTCACCGTTACCTTTAATGGCCTGTCAAAAGCCTACCGCGCAGCTGGATTCCGGGTGGGGTGGATGATGCTAACCGGCAACCTAAAAGGGGCCAAAAGCTATATCGAAGGCTTGGATATGCTGGCCTCAATGCGTCTATGTGCCAATGTGCCCAACCAACATGCAATTCAGACCGCATTGGGGGGATACCAGAGCATTAATGAGCTGATCCTGCCAACAGGCCGCCTCGCTCAACAGCGCGATACCTGTTATGAACTGCTCAACAGCATTCCCGGTGTCAGCTGTAAAAAGCCGAAAGGCGCTATGTATGCCTTCCCCAAACTGGATGCGAAGAAATTCAACCTCCGCGATGATGAAAAGCTGGTTTTGGATTTATTACGCGATCGCAAAATTTTGCTGGTACAGGGTACTGCATTTAACTGGCCAGAGCCGGATCACCTACGGGTTGTATTCCTGCCGTGGAAAGAAGATTTGCAAAAGGCACTGACAGAATTTGGTTCCTTCTTGGACACTTATCACCAGTAA
- the ybfE gene encoding LexA regulated protein: MAKETTDRTTIDLFANEKRRGRPRTNPLSREQQLKVNKRNQIQRDKAKGLKRIELKVSQELYDALNREALASNISRSQLIELILLKQIDC, from the coding sequence ATGGCTAAAGAAACAACAGACAGAACCACTATTGACCTGTTTGCCAACGAGAAACGTCGCGGACGGCCGAGAACCAATCCACTGTCACGCGAGCAGCAACTCAAGGTCAATAAGCGCAATCAGATCCAGCGGGATAAAGCGAAAGGATTAAAGCGGATTGAATTAAAAGTGTCACAAGAGTTATATGACGCCTTGAACCGCGAAGCTCTGGCCAGTAACATCAGCCGCAGCCAATTAATCGAATTAATCCTGCTCAAGCAAATCGACTGCTGA